The Paenibacillus tianjinensis genome has a window encoding:
- a CDS encoding DUF92 domain-containing protein, giving the protein MLWILGACGALLVAGAAYRKRSLSFSGLIAAFVMGTVYFGAGNAFWFGILLLFFISSSLLSKLHHENKAELELTYDKTGTRDAGQVFANGGMGMLLVLLNAVYPLELWGFLFIGVMATVTSDTWATEIGTLAKKPPRSVLTGKVLPAGTSGGVSLPGTLAAAAGGALIGAASWLLRALSGMEEHSFLLLTLAGLIGGLAGAFADSILGATVQRMNRCTVCGREVEASRHCGQPTAFARGWRWMDNDAVNAVSSIIGGAAALLVSLL; this is encoded by the coding sequence ATGCTGTGGATATTAGGCGCCTGCGGCGCCTTGCTGGTTGCCGGAGCAGCTTACCGGAAGCGTTCGCTGAGCTTCTCCGGGCTGATCGCGGCTTTTGTAATGGGTACCGTTTATTTTGGAGCAGGCAATGCTTTCTGGTTCGGTATCCTTCTGCTTTTTTTTATTTCCTCAAGTCTCCTCTCGAAGCTCCATCACGAGAACAAAGCAGAGCTTGAACTGACGTATGATAAGACCGGCACGCGTGATGCGGGGCAGGTCTTCGCGAACGGCGGAATGGGCATGCTGCTCGTCTTGCTGAACGCGGTTTATCCGCTGGAGCTTTGGGGATTTCTTTTCATTGGCGTAATGGCGACCGTAACCTCAGATACATGGGCCACGGAAATCGGCACCCTGGCGAAGAAACCGCCCCGTTCTGTGCTGACAGGCAAAGTGCTGCCGGCGGGAACCTCGGGCGGCGTATCGCTGCCGGGCACACTTGCCGCTGCAGCGGGTGGAGCGCTGATCGGCGCTGCCTCCTGGCTGCTTCGGGCGCTTTCCGGAATGGAAGAACATTCCTTCCTGCTGCTGACGCTGGCCGGTCTTATCGGCGGACTCGCCGGCGCATTCGCCGACTCAATCCTTGGTGCTACGGTGCAGCGGATGAACCGCTGCACCGTATGCGGCCGCGAGGTGGAGGCATCTCGGCACTGCGGTCAGCCTACGGCATTCGCAAGAGGCTGGCGCTGGATGGACAATGATGCCGTCAATGCGGTCAGTTCCATCATTGGCGGTGCAGCCGCCTTGCTGGTTAGCTTGCTGTAA
- a CDS encoding TetR/AcrR family transcriptional regulator translates to MGGTVSHKHTAILDAAYELFGSEGFYETKMSEVAERAGIAKGTVYLYFKSKEELFMAVTRRDCEDFLQRLENLLQACSTLADKLSAIAGHHLLYYYERKQHTKLFFRAPNNNPELMAYMTRFMEEYMQSVMKVMQESGAAEPELLAESYIGMLDRLKMDIMLRPGFSEADAHKRAEFAAGLFIHGALGSQNEQAVHTLHEDHQEEA, encoded by the coding sequence TTGGGCGGCACAGTAAGTCACAAGCATACAGCCATTTTGGATGCCGCGTATGAACTTTTTGGTTCGGAAGGCTTCTACGAGACAAAGATGTCGGAAGTGGCAGAACGTGCGGGAATTGCCAAAGGCACGGTCTATTTATATTTCAAAAGCAAGGAAGAGCTGTTCATGGCTGTCACACGCCGTGACTGTGAGGACTTCCTCCAGCGGCTTGAAAACCTTCTGCAGGCTTGCAGCACCCTCGCGGATAAGCTGTCGGCCATTGCCGGACATCACCTGCTGTACTATTATGAGCGTAAGCAGCATACTAAACTGTTCTTCCGGGCCCCGAATAACAATCCGGAGCTGATGGCCTACATGACCCGCTTCATGGAAGAATACATGCAGTCTGTAATGAAGGTTATGCAGGAGAGCGGTGCCGCCGAACCGGAGCTGCTGGCAGAGTCTTATATCGGCATGCTGGACAGGCTGAAGATGGATATTATGCTGCGTCCCGGTTTTTCGGAGGCGGATGCGCATAAGCGGGCAGAATTTGCTGCTGGACTCTTTATCCACGGCGCATTAGGTAGCCAGAATGAGCAGGCGGTACATACTCTGCATGAAGATCATCAGGAAGAAGCGTAA
- a CDS encoding ABC-F family ATP-binding cassette domain-containing protein: MNIMTVEHLSKSYGEKTLFQDASFGMDDRDKIGVIGVNGTGKSTFLKIIAGLDTADEGQIAIGNDVRVQYLAQNPPYEPGNTVLQQVFAGDDPDLRTMREYMEILAELDKSPGNAELEAAMVRIGHKIDAAGIWHLESEAKTVLTKLGITRFDAQMGTLSGGQRKRVALAAALITPSELLILDEPTNHIDTDSVAWLEQYLQKRRGALLMVTHDRYFLERVASVMLELDGGRLYRYEANYSRFLELKADREEREASAEQKRKNLLRTELAWIRRGAKARSTKQKARIDRFEKLKESTGGSSAGSLDISVASTRLGRKIIELKDLTKSMDGRTLIKDLTYIAVPQDRVGIVGPNGSGKSTLLNLIAGKLQPDSGEVQLGATVKLGYFTQEHQDMDDSMRAIEYVKEEAEVIRTADGSVITAGQMLERFLFPPAMQWTPISKLSGGEKRRLYLLRVLMGAPNVLLLDEPTNDLDIGTLSVLEDYLDEFPGVVFTVSHDRYFLDRTIDKLIAFENGQIRLHVGDYSEYEEWLAKNVTAQSSADKELNSKQNSVQEPAATAAAAPPAREKVKFTFKEQREYETIDEMIGQAEQHLVDITAQMEAAFADSGRLQELVEQQRQGEAELERLMERWTYLNELAERIAGKA, from the coding sequence ATGAATATTATGACTGTGGAGCATCTATCCAAAAGCTACGGAGAGAAAACACTGTTCCAGGATGCATCGTTCGGGATGGATGACCGGGATAAGATCGGCGTTATCGGTGTGAATGGAACAGGGAAATCTACCTTTTTGAAAATTATCGCAGGTCTGGATACTGCCGATGAAGGACAAATCGCCATCGGCAACGATGTGCGGGTGCAGTACCTGGCGCAGAATCCGCCGTACGAGCCGGGCAATACCGTACTGCAGCAGGTATTTGCCGGGGATGATCCGGACCTTCGTACAATGCGTGAATATATGGAGATCCTGGCTGAGCTGGACAAGAGCCCGGGCAATGCAGAACTTGAAGCAGCAATGGTCCGGATCGGGCATAAGATTGACGCGGCCGGCATCTGGCATCTGGAGAGTGAAGCCAAAACGGTGCTGACTAAGCTCGGCATCACCCGCTTTGATGCACAAATGGGAACGCTATCGGGCGGTCAGCGCAAGCGTGTAGCGCTTGCGGCTGCACTTATTACGCCTTCTGAGCTGCTGATTCTGGACGAGCCTACCAACCATATTGATACCGATTCGGTGGCCTGGCTGGAACAATATTTGCAGAAACGTCGTGGCGCTCTGCTGATGGTTACGCATGACCGCTACTTCCTGGAGCGGGTAGCCAGCGTGATGCTGGAGCTGGACGGCGGACGCCTTTATCGGTACGAAGCAAACTATTCTCGGTTCCTGGAACTGAAAGCCGACCGCGAAGAGCGTGAGGCCTCAGCGGAGCAGAAGCGCAAAAACCTGCTGCGCACCGAGCTGGCGTGGATTCGGCGCGGAGCCAAGGCCCGTTCGACCAAGCAGAAGGCCAGAATTGACCGCTTCGAGAAGCTCAAGGAAAGCACAGGAGGAAGCTCGGCGGGATCACTGGACATTTCGGTGGCTTCGACACGGCTGGGCCGTAAGATCATCGAGTTGAAGGACCTGACCAAATCCATGGACGGGCGGACTCTGATTAAAGACCTGACCTATATCGCGGTACCACAGGACCGGGTGGGCATCGTCGGTCCGAACGGCAGCGGCAAATCCACGCTGCTTAATCTGATTGCCGGGAAGCTGCAGCCGGACAGCGGCGAAGTTCAGCTGGGTGCGACGGTCAAGCTGGGCTATTTCACCCAGGAGCATCAGGATATGGATGACAGTATGCGGGCGATTGAGTACGTTAAGGAAGAGGCAGAGGTGATCCGCACCGCTGACGGCAGTGTGATTACGGCAGGCCAGATGCTGGAACGCTTCCTGTTCCCTCCGGCCATGCAGTGGACGCCGATTTCCAAGCTGTCCGGCGGCGAGAAAAGACGTCTGTACCTGCTACGCGTCCTGATGGGCGCACCGAACGTGCTGCTGCTGGATGAGCCGACCAATGACTTAGATATCGGCACACTGTCCGTACTCGAAGACTACCTCGATGAATTCCCTGGTGTCGTCTTTACCGTATCCCATGACCGCTATTTTCTGGATCGTACCATCGATAAGCTGATCGCATTTGAGAACGGCCAAATCCGGTTACATGTCGGGGATTACAGTGAATATGAAGAATGGCTGGCTAAGAATGTAACTGCGCAGAGCAGCGCCGATAAAGAACTGAACAGTAAACAGAACTCCGTTCAGGAGCCGGCCGCGACTGCTGCGGCAGCCCCTCCGGCCAGAGAAAAGGTCAAATTCACCTTCAAGGAACAGCGTGAATATGAAACAATTGATGAGATGATCGGGCAGGCGGAACAGCATCTCGTGGATATTACTGCGCAGATGGAAGCGGCCTTTGCCGACTCGGGCAGACTGCAGGAGCTGGTCGAACAGCAGCGGCAGGGTGAAGCGGAGCTGGAACGTCTGATGGAGCGCTGGACGTATCTAAATGAGCTCGCAGAGAGGATTGCCGGCAAGGCTTAG
- a CDS encoding tetratricopeptide repeat protein, translating into MQDAVALRSAGQAEEARVILLNLLTEDTENAELLYQLAWTHDVLGLEREAVPYYEQSLALGLPQDQRAGALLGLGSTYRTLGEYSRSREVLQLGAREYPERKEFPAFLAMALHNLGAHHEAMEILLKLLAETSADPGIKDYSKAISFYSDKLDQIWP; encoded by the coding sequence ATGCAGGATGCCGTAGCACTTCGCAGCGCGGGCCAAGCGGAAGAAGCGAGGGTAATACTGCTCAATCTGCTGACAGAGGACACGGAGAATGCAGAGCTGCTGTACCAGCTGGCTTGGACACATGATGTCCTGGGCCTTGAACGGGAGGCTGTTCCCTATTATGAACAGAGCCTTGCATTAGGGCTGCCTCAGGATCAGCGGGCGGGAGCGTTGCTAGGACTGGGAAGTACCTATAGAACGCTTGGAGAGTACTCCCGTTCCAGGGAGGTGCTCCAGCTAGGAGCCCGGGAATATCCGGAGCGCAAAGAGTTCCCGGCATTTCTCGCGATGGCACTGCACAATCTGGGAGCGCATCATGAAGCGATGGAGATTCTGCTCAAGCTGCTTGCTGAAACCTCTGCTGATCCGGGAATTAAAGATTACAGCAAAGCGATCTCGTTCTATTCGGATAAGCTGGATCAGATCTGGCCGTAA